The following are encoded in a window of Parus major isolate Abel chromosome 22, Parus_major1.1, whole genome shotgun sequence genomic DNA:
- the LOC117245414 gene encoding uncharacterized protein LOC117245414 has translation MGMALLKDWPGRFYKVIGNLYQFIILGVKERNMFHLKFSSFILQNHRVKHEIDIKGRIHVLSVKSESHAEVRFPMQKALSSMILNRRIVPSEVSKALESLGWGKWLQKSCCVLAHPELVGSPYGCRNSMSSTFPVPVGIALGPNPSVLTFSHPRITSAVGSAWTRGTQHWRCSHPACVSPGSSAWGPGETLGQVCGHRKGCPVGWRRFPCTLLLPAGWEPPAWSMERGCSLPQPLHLPLELLLAGHTRLILIVLSPICQPTESAVISSVIKGLRAFSVSLKKQENNNNNNNDLCSGMLPRVAGIAFSAF, from the exons ATGGGCATGGCCTTGCTGAAGGATTGGCCTGGTAGATTTTATAAGGTAATAGGAAATCTTTATCAATTCATAATTCTTGGTGTCAAAGAAAGGaatatgtttcatttaaaattttcatcttttattttacaaaatcatAGGGTAAAACATGAGATTGATATCAAGGGAAGAATCCATGTGCTCTCTGTGAAGAGTGAGTCCCATGCAGAAGTGAGATTTCCCATGCAGAAGGCTCTGAGCAG CATGATCTTAAACAGGAGAATTGTCCCCAGTGAAGTGTCCAAAGCATTGGAGTCTCTTGGATGGGGCAAGTggctgcagaagagctgctgtgtgctggcacaTCCTGAGCTAGTGGGGAGTCCCTATGGCTGCAGAAATAGCATGTCCAGCACATTCCCAGTGCCTGTGGGAATAGCCCTGGGTCCAAACCCCTCTGTCCTCACTTTCTCCCACCCCAGAATAACCAGTGCTGTTGGCAGTGCCTGGACCAGAGGCACTCAGCATTGGAGGTGCTCCCACCCTGCCTGTGTGAGCCCAGGGAGCTCAGCTTGGGGGCCTGGGGAAACACTGGGACAGGTCTGTGGTCACAGGAAGGGCTGCCCAGTGGGCTGGAGGAGGTTCCCCTGcaccctgctccttccagcaggGTGGGAGCCTCCTGCCTGGAGCATGGAGAGGGGCTGCTCCCTACCCCAACCTCTCCATttgcccctggagctgctcctggcaggacacACGAGGCTGATCTTGATTGTGCTCAGCCCCATTTGTCAGCCTACTGAGTCTGCTGTAATTTCCTCTGTGATTAAGGGTCTTAGAGCATTTTCAGTATCattaaagaaacaagaaaataataataataataataatgatcTGTGCTCAGGAATGCTCCCAAGAGTAGCTGGAATTGCATTCAGTGCCTTTTAG